One Fundulus heteroclitus isolate FHET01 chromosome 1, MU-UCD_Fhet_4.1, whole genome shotgun sequence genomic window carries:
- the adnpb gene encoding activity-dependent neuroprotector homeobox b, whose amino-acid sequence MFQLPVNNLTSLRKARKNVKRVLGDIGLEFCRDHLQDYKDFNPPEVYIKHTTWEDVCMWEPSHTKVQDYRSKPFCCSGCLFSSKYFSAYKSHFRNVHSEDFENNILLNCPYCTFNGNKKTLETHIKLFHMPSNSVRQGPVGMVTGGVAVKDSLLKRTGDNVEQAVYYCKKCTYRDPLYNVVRKHIYREHFQQVAHPYIVKPGEKANSLNGGPAESNNAHSVNINQIHCKKCLFVPRTYEALVQHVIEDHERIGYQVTAMIGHTSVIVPRPKPVVMFPPKAHGDKTIIGMGPKGAVMATPRSPASQQLSRAAAAAAAASKAGFNSHSFLTGLKHDPLGLKAGGTQPFSLGNHQGRATLPGNAQVSVPQQSHAAKQLISANNLRGSLVVGASSSLRSNPLGARVQAAATTVASVTAKKGGSSVLGTSYTQKWKICTICNELFPENVYSAHFEKEHKAEKVPAVANYIMKIHNFTSKCLYCNRYLPSDTLLNHMLIHGLSCPYCRATFNDVEKMVAHMRLSHPEEKVGPRTDSPLTFDLTLQQGNPKNVQLIVTTYNMRDAPEESVAFHAQNSASSVSSTLSAALISGKRLMPPQPPKTPSGLPDIPPIKSAPQASVPYKRDIGKTLCPLCFSILKGPISDSLAHHLRERHQVIQTVHPVEKKLTYKCIHCLGVYTSNMTASTITLHLVHCRGVGKSQNGQDSRVAHSARVGQSQSSGLKRPSSESSDPNAPKRRRPGPPGERAHPRDINGPSDFDENPDEPVVLALDPKGHEKESYESRKAFLTQYFNQAPYPTQQEVDKLASSLWLWRSDVSGHFFTTRRKCIQECESQRPSVLLGFSMHDLSKLNHGLEFDQEVTCTGGHGKRRTSRTRRGVSEQALQRHRELVAANGGVRQLQEGKEEGTNAMPPVPKPSTVSRDQTKTISSTLTHKMPLDLSEPISIDSDSDGEEQRRDKEAVEAAHIHGNQQLTGPTEKPEPRTDIKMASDLDDMSDDDDDEDDDDDDDDDDDDDDDDDDDDEGAHVENGFGTTESSGRDTLPIIIPKFVPSSARSQRDGAQLGKQHS is encoded by the exons ATGTTCCAGCTCCCTGTCAATAACCTCACCAGCCTACGGAAAGCCAGGAAAAATGTCAAGAGGGTCCTGGGAGACATTGGCCTGGAGTTCTGCAGAGATCACCTCCAG GACTACAAAGACTTTAACCCTCCTGAGGTGTATATTAAGCACACAACCTGGGAAGATGTGTGCATGTGGGAACCATCCCATACCAAGGTCCAG GACTACAGATCAAAGCctttctgctgctctggctgcttaTTTTCATCCAAGTATTTCTCTGCATACAAGAGCCACTTCCGCAATGTCCACAGCGAGGACTTCGAGAACAACATCCTGCTCAACTGCCCCTACTGCACTTTCAACGGCAACAAAAAGACTCTGGAGACGCACATCAAGCTCTTCCACATGCCTAGTAACAGCGTGCGGCAGGGGCCCGTCGGCATGGTGACGGGTGGCGTCGCCGTGAAGGACAGTCTGCTGAAGAGGACGGGGGACAACGTGGAACAGGCGGTGTACTACTGCAAGAAGTGCACCTACAGGGACCCTTTATACAACGTTGTGCGAAAGCACATCTACCGGGAACACTTTCAACAAGTGGCCCATCCTTACATCGTAAAACCAGGAGAGAAGGCAAACAGCCTCAATGGCGGCCCAGCAGAGAGTAATAACGCGCACAGCGTCAACATCAACCAAATCCACTGCAAGAAGTGTCTCTTTGTTCCCCGCACCTACGAGGCTCTGGTCCAACACGTCATCGAGGACCACGAGAGGATTGGCTATCAGGTCACCGCCATGATCGGTCACACCAGTGTGATCGTCCCCCGACCCAAACCGGTTGTTATGTTCCCTCCCAAAGCTCACGGAGACAAGACCATCATTGGGATGGGCCCTAAAGGAGCCgtgatggccactccgaggtctCCTGCTTCACAGCAGCTCAGTCGAGcagctgccgccgccgccgctgcttcCAAGGCCGGCTTTAACTCCCACAGCTTTCTAACGGGGTTAAAACACGACCCTCTCGGGTTGAAGGCTGGGGGCACTCAGCCGTTCTCTCTGGGTAACCACCAGGGTAGGGCGACTCTGCCGGGGAACGCCCAGGTGTCTGTGCCGCAGCAGTCGCACGCAGCCAAGCAGCTCATCTCTGCTAACAACCTGCGCGGCTCGCTGGTGGTCGGCGCGTCTTCCTCGCTCAGATCCAACCCTCTGGGCGCGCGTGTTCAGGCGGCTGCCACCACGGTGGCCTCTGTCACGGCCAAGAAAGGCGGCTCCTCCGTTCTCGGTACCTCTTACACCCAGAAGTGGAAAATCTGCACCATCTGCAACGAGCTGTTCCCCGAGAACGTCTACAGCGCTCACTTTGAGAAGGAGCACAAAGCAGAGAAGGTGCCTGCGGTGGCCAACTACATCATGAAGATTCACAACTTCACCAGCAAGTGTCTGTACTGCAACCGCTACCTTCCCAGTGACACGCTGTTAAACCACATGCTGATCCACGGCCTCTCCTGCCCCTACTGCCGCGCCACCTTCAACGACGTGGAGAAGATGGTCGCACACATGCGCCTGTCGCACCCGGAGGAGAAGGTAGGCCCTCGGACAGACTCCcccctgacctttgaccttacCCTGCAGCAGGGAAACCCCAAAAACGTTCAGTTGATTGTTACTACGTACAACATGAGAGACGCTCCTGAAGAGTCGGTGGCGTTTCACGCTCAGAACAGCGCTTCCTCTGTGTCGTCCACCCTGTCTGCTGCTCTGATATCAGGCAAGAGGCTGATGCCTCCGCAGCCCCCCAAAACGCCTTCAGGACTCCCTGATATTCCCCCCATCAAGAGTGCCCCGCAAGCTTCTGTGCCGTACAAGAGAGATATCGGAAAGACGCTGTGCCCTCTCTGCTTCTCCATCCTCAAGGGCCCGATCTCAGATTCACTGGCGCACCACCTGAGAGAGAGGCACCAGGTGATTCAGACCGTTCATCCCGTGGAAAAGAAGCTGACCTATAAGTGTATTCACTGCTTAGGGGTTTATACAAGCAACATGACGGCGTCCACCATCACTCTGCACCTGGTACACTGTCGAGGCGTGGGGAAGTCGCAGAACGGCCAGGACAGCCGGGTCGCTCATTCTGCTAGAGTCGGCCAGTCTCAGAGCAGCGGCCTCAAACGGCCCAGCTCGGAAAGCTCTGACCCTAACGCTCCAAAGCGAAGGAGGCCGGGACCTCCTGGAGAGAGGGCCCACCCTCGGGATATCAACGGCCCGTCCGATTTTGACGAAAATCCGGATGAACCTGTCGTTCTGGCTCTAGATCCTAAAGGTCATGAAAAAGAGTCATATGAGTCCAGGAAGGCTTTTCTGACACAGTACTTCAATCAGGCACCGTATCCCACCCAGCAAGAGGTGGACAAGCTGGCGTCTAGTCTTTGGCTGTGGAGGTCCGACGTCTCCGGCCACTTCTTCACTACTAGGAGAAAATGCATTCAGGAATGTGAAAGCCAGCGGCCCAGTGTGCTGCTGGGATTCAGCATGCACGACCTCAGCAAACTTAATCACGGACTGGAATTTGACCAGGAGGTCACATGCACAGGTGGGCACGGCAAACGGCGGACTTCCAGGACACGCAGGGGGGTTTCGGAACAGGCTCTCCAGAGACACAGGGAGCTCGTGGCTGCCAATGGTGGAGTTAGGCAGCTACAAGAGGGGAAGGAGGAAGGAACAAACGCTATGCCGCCTGTTCCCAAACCAAGTACTGTCAGCAGAGACCAAACCAAGACAATCAGCAGCACCTTAACACACAAAATGCCTCTAGACCTCTCTGAGCCCATTTCCATAGACTCTGATAGTGATGGGGAGGAGCAGCGGAGGGACAAGGAAGCGGTGGAAGCAGCACATATCCATGGCAACCAGCAGCTTACTGGACCCACAGAGAAACCGGAGCCAAGGACAGACATCAAGATGGCTTCAGATCTGGATGACAtgtctgatgatgatgatgatgaagacgacgatgatgatgacgacgacgacgatgatgatgatgatgacgacgatgatgatgatgaaggagCACATGTAGAGAATGGCTTCGGCACCACTGAAAGCTCAGGAAGAGACACACTACCCATTATTATCCCGAAGTTTGTCCCATCGTCCGCAAGAAGCCAGAGAGACGGAGCCCAGCTGGGCAAGCAGCACTCCTGA
- the dpm1 gene encoding dolichol-phosphate mannosyltransferase subunit 1, producing MASRKASQPNRETADKYSVLLPTYNERENLPLIVWLLVKYFGESGYNYEIIVIDDGSPDGTLEVAEQLQKIYGGDRILLRPRAKKLGLGTAYIHGMKHATGNFIIIMDADLSHHPKFIPQFIEKQKEGDYDLVSGTRYQGSGGVYGWDLRRKLISRGANFLTQVLLRPGASDLTGSFRLYKKKVLESLVERCVSKGYVFQMEMIVRARQLNYTIGEVPISFVDRVYGESKLGGNEIISFVKGLLTLFATT from the exons ATGGCGAGCCGAAAAGCTTCGCAGCCTAACAGAGAGACCGCAGACAAGTACTCCGTCCTGTTGCCCACATACAACGAGAGAGAAAACCTCCCTCTGATCGTGTGGCTCCTGGTGAAATACTTCGGAGAAAG TGGCTACAACTATGAGATCATCGTTATTGACGACGGAAGCCCAGATGGGACACTGGAGGTGGCCGAGCAGCTGCAGAAAATTTATGGCGGCGATAGAATA CTGCTGCGACCGAGAGCGAAGAAACTAGGTCTCG GCACCGCCTACATCCATGGCATGAAGCATGCTACTGGGAACTTCATCATCATTATGGATGCAGATCTTTCCCACCAT CCCAAGTTTATCCCTCAGTTTATTGA GAAGCAAAAGGAGGGGGATTATGATCTAGTGTCCGGCACGCGATACCAGGGGAGCGGAGGCGTTTACGGCTGGGACCTGCGCAGGAAACTCATCAG TCGAGGGGCCAACTTCTTGACGCAGGTGTTGTTGAGACCCGGCGCTTCAGACCTCACAGGAAGCTTCAG GTTATACAAGAAAAAGGTTTTGGAGAGTCTGGTGGAACGGTGTGTGTCCAAAGGCTACGTCTTTCAGATGGAGATGATCGTCCGAGCCAGACAGCTCAACTACACAATCGGAGAG GTGCCCATTTCCTTTGTGGATCGAGTTTACGGAGAGTCCAAACTCGGAGGGAATGAAATAATTTCATTTGTGAAAGGACTGCTTACACTCTTCGCCACGACGTGA